A window of the Anoplolepis gracilipes chromosome 11, ASM4749672v1, whole genome shotgun sequence genome harbors these coding sequences:
- the LOC140671067 gene encoding protein O-mannosyl-transferase TMTC4 isoform X2 yields MLHSTNSLLTLFVYNLVLGPKRQDISFYAAILFAVHPIHTEAVSGIVGRAELLCALFTWLSILLYNCVIYAKNSIRAWIAMSGSVICITIAMLCKETGITAIAICAVYDIVIVNKIYPIDIIKLLLFKHSNKNFNNFVNNNIVLRLVILFFIAILLLFLRFSIIGFSAPKFQPVDNPASFLNNIFFRILNYNYIYCLNIWLLICPIWLCFDWSMGCISLITGHDYRIFVVIIFWLLFGSLIMYTFMVHKDKTLRYIIMGLAILIFPFLPASNIFFNVGFVLAERILYIPSAGYCLLVTIGLHKFSARFFVPKMALFAYIMLIVLLFTRSWIRSGQWRNEKLLFQSALAVCPLNAKVHYNIAKNAADAGDINLAKLEYQEALRLNPNYTQAMNNLGNLLRNDGQLLKAASLFKQALNLQKDFSTAWMNLGIVQSSLKQYKKSETSYFTALQYRSNYPDCYYNLGILYLEQKQYDKALKAWITVTKQKPTHRQAWTNMIILLDDLGKTEEALEVANEAVQLISDHAAIYFNIANILGKKGKYEEAEIQFKLAISRNPTDPMIYANLGVLYHRWNKLNTAKQMYKKALQLKPDLSSAKDNLQRLYKLETSIK; encoded by the exons atgttacataGTACAAATAGTCTGTtaacattatttgtatataatctaGTTTTGGGACCAAAAAGACaagatatctctttttatgCTGCAATCTTATTTGCAGTACATCCAATCCATACGGAAGCT GTATCTGGAATCGTTGGACGTGCTGAACTATTATGCGCCTTATTTACATggttatcaattttattatacaattgtgtaatatatgcaaaaaattcaATTCGTGCCTGGATTGCTATGTCTGGTTCTGTTATTTGTATAACCATAGCAATGTTATGTAAAGAAACTGGAATCACTGCAAtt gCAATTTGTGCAGTATATGATATAGTTATAGTGAACAAAATATATccaattgatataattaaattacttttatttaaacattcaaataaaaattttaataattttgttaataataatatagtgttACGACttgttatactttttttcattgcaatattacttttatttctaaGATTTAGTATTATAGGGTTTTCTGCTCCTAAATTTCAACCAGTAGATAATCCAGCGTCTtttctgaataatatattttttcgtatacTTAATTACAACTATATCTATTGCTTGAATATATGGTTACTTATATGTCCTATATGGCTCTGTTTTGATTGGTCAATGGGttgtatatctttaattactGGCCATGACTACAGAATTTTtgtagttattattttttggttACTATTTGGATCGTTAATTATGTACACATTTATGGTTCACAAGGATAAAACTTTAAG atatataattatgggACTTGCGATActaatttttccatttctgCCAGCTagtaatatctttttcaatgTTGGTTTCGTTTTGGCAGagagaatattatacattccTTCAGCAGGATATTGTTTGTTGGTTACAATTGGCCTACACAAGTTCTCTGCTCGATTTTTTGTGCCTAAGATGGCAttgtttgcatatataatgcttattgtattattgtttaCACGTTCTTGGATAAGGAGTGGTCAATGGAGAAATGAAAAACTACTTTTCCAATCAGCATTAGCTGTATGTCCTTTGAATGCAAaagtacattataatattgcaaaaaatgctGCTGATGCAGGAGATATTAATCTTGCTAAACTGGAATATCAAGAAGCTTTAAG attaaatccaaattataCTCAAGCTATGAACAATCTCGGTAACTTGCTTAGAAATGATGGACAACTTTTAAAAGCCGCcagtttatttaaacaagCTCTCAATTTGCA GAAAGACTTTTCTACAGCGTGGATGAATTTAGGAATAGTTCAATCATCattgaaacaatataaaaaatcagaaaCCAGTTATTTTACGGCTCTACAATACCGTTCAAATTATCcagattgttattataatttaggcATATTA tatttggAACAAAAACAATATGATAAAGCACTGAAAGCTTGGATAACTGTAACTAAACAAAAACCTACACATAGACAAGCTTGGAcgaatatgataatattattagatgaTTTAG gTAAGACAGAAGAAGCATTAGAAGTGGCAAATGAAGCTGTGCAATTGATCTCAGATCATGCTGCCATTTATTTCAACATTGCCAACATTTTggggaaaaaaggaaaatatgaGGAAGCAGAAATCCAGTTCAAGTTGGCAATATCGAGAAATCCTACAGATCCTAtgatttatgcaaatttag gtGTTTTATATCATCGttggaataaattaaatacagcaaaacaaatgtataaaaaagcaTTACAATTGAAGCCAGATTTGTCTAGTGCAAAGGACAATTTACAAAGATTGTACAAATTAGAaacatcaataaaataa
- the LOC140671067 gene encoding protein O-mannosyl-transferase TMTC4 isoform X1 yields MKNKRTTYLPALSPIFSYWTIIILSLCFINSYNGDFVFDDIEAIVNNHDVYDTTIWEIFKNDFWGTKLSHEQSHKSYRPFTILTFRLHFWLRQDLISQDYHIINIMLHSTNSLLTLFVYNLVLGPKRQDISFYAAILFAVHPIHTEAVSGIVGRAELLCALFTWLSILLYNCVIYAKNSIRAWIAMSGSVICITIAMLCKETGITAIAICAVYDIVIVNKIYPIDIIKLLLFKHSNKNFNNFVNNNIVLRLVILFFIAILLLFLRFSIIGFSAPKFQPVDNPASFLNNIFFRILNYNYIYCLNIWLLICPIWLCFDWSMGCISLITGHDYRIFVVIIFWLLFGSLIMYTFMVHKDKTLRYIIMGLAILIFPFLPASNIFFNVGFVLAERILYIPSAGYCLLVTIGLHKFSARFFVPKMALFAYIMLIVLLFTRSWIRSGQWRNEKLLFQSALAVCPLNAKVHYNIAKNAADAGDINLAKLEYQEALRLNPNYTQAMNNLGNLLRNDGQLLKAASLFKQALNLQKDFSTAWMNLGIVQSSLKQYKKSETSYFTALQYRSNYPDCYYNLGILYLEQKQYDKALKAWITVTKQKPTHRQAWTNMIILLDDLGKTEEALEVANEAVQLISDHAAIYFNIANILGKKGKYEEAEIQFKLAISRNPTDPMIYANLGVLYHRWNKLNTAKQMYKKALQLKPDLSSAKDNLQRLYKLETSIK; encoded by the exons atgaaaaataaaagaacaacTTACTTGCcag CTTTGTCACCAATATTTTCCTATTggacaattataattttatcactttgttttattaatagttataatgGAGATTTCGTTTTTGATGATATTGAAGCTATTGTTAATAACCATGATGTATATGATACAACAATTtgggaaatatttaaaaatgatttctgGGGTACTAAGTTATCCCATGAACAAAGCCATAAGTCATATAGACCTTTTACTATCCTGACTTTcag ATTACATTTCTGGTTACGACAAGATTTAATTTCACAagattatcatataataaatataatgttacataGTACAAATAGTCTGTtaacattatttgtatataatctaGTTTTGGGACCAAAAAGACaagatatctctttttatgCTGCAATCTTATTTGCAGTACATCCAATCCATACGGAAGCT GTATCTGGAATCGTTGGACGTGCTGAACTATTATGCGCCTTATTTACATggttatcaattttattatacaattgtgtaatatatgcaaaaaattcaATTCGTGCCTGGATTGCTATGTCTGGTTCTGTTATTTGTATAACCATAGCAATGTTATGTAAAGAAACTGGAATCACTGCAAtt gCAATTTGTGCAGTATATGATATAGTTATAGTGAACAAAATATATccaattgatataattaaattacttttatttaaacattcaaataaaaattttaataattttgttaataataatatagtgttACGACttgttatactttttttcattgcaatattacttttatttctaaGATTTAGTATTATAGGGTTTTCTGCTCCTAAATTTCAACCAGTAGATAATCCAGCGTCTtttctgaataatatattttttcgtatacTTAATTACAACTATATCTATTGCTTGAATATATGGTTACTTATATGTCCTATATGGCTCTGTTTTGATTGGTCAATGGGttgtatatctttaattactGGCCATGACTACAGAATTTTtgtagttattattttttggttACTATTTGGATCGTTAATTATGTACACATTTATGGTTCACAAGGATAAAACTTTAAG atatataattatgggACTTGCGATActaatttttccatttctgCCAGCTagtaatatctttttcaatgTTGGTTTCGTTTTGGCAGagagaatattatacattccTTCAGCAGGATATTGTTTGTTGGTTACAATTGGCCTACACAAGTTCTCTGCTCGATTTTTTGTGCCTAAGATGGCAttgtttgcatatataatgcttattgtattattgtttaCACGTTCTTGGATAAGGAGTGGTCAATGGAGAAATGAAAAACTACTTTTCCAATCAGCATTAGCTGTATGTCCTTTGAATGCAAaagtacattataatattgcaaaaaatgctGCTGATGCAGGAGATATTAATCTTGCTAAACTGGAATATCAAGAAGCTTTAAG attaaatccaaattataCTCAAGCTATGAACAATCTCGGTAACTTGCTTAGAAATGATGGACAACTTTTAAAAGCCGCcagtttatttaaacaagCTCTCAATTTGCA GAAAGACTTTTCTACAGCGTGGATGAATTTAGGAATAGTTCAATCATCattgaaacaatataaaaaatcagaaaCCAGTTATTTTACGGCTCTACAATACCGTTCAAATTATCcagattgttattataatttaggcATATTA tatttggAACAAAAACAATATGATAAAGCACTGAAAGCTTGGATAACTGTAACTAAACAAAAACCTACACATAGACAAGCTTGGAcgaatatgataatattattagatgaTTTAG gTAAGACAGAAGAAGCATTAGAAGTGGCAAATGAAGCTGTGCAATTGATCTCAGATCATGCTGCCATTTATTTCAACATTGCCAACATTTTggggaaaaaaggaaaatatgaGGAAGCAGAAATCCAGTTCAAGTTGGCAATATCGAGAAATCCTACAGATCCTAtgatttatgcaaatttag gtGTTTTATATCATCGttggaataaattaaatacagcaaaacaaatgtataaaaaagcaTTACAATTGAAGCCAGATTTGTCTAGTGCAAAGGACAATTTACAAAGATTGTACAAATTAGAaacatcaataaaataa